A DNA window from Hordeum vulgare subsp. vulgare chromosome 1H, MorexV3_pseudomolecules_assembly, whole genome shotgun sequence contains the following coding sequences:
- the LOC123407085 gene encoding uncharacterized protein LOC123407085: MPYRLDEYIQRHLYVRTLSRDLLQLQLDEGTYLNSDVTLSSDEILKRQVQLKESEESEAAAHEEIQQCRHELTNLNIVKGQLELIVASQKQEIDASNIKCEQVEIELQSSKENAQQILSELADCQSLLEALQKENIELT, encoded by the coding sequence ATGCCATATCGCCTTGATGAATATATTCAGAGGCATCTGTACGTGAGAACTCTGTCGAGGGATTTGCTCCAGTTGCAGCTAGATGAAGGCACATACTTGAATTCAGATGTTACACtgtcttctgatgaaattctcaaACGCCAGGTACAGCTGAAAGAATCTGAAGAGAGCGAAGCAGCAGCCCATGAAGAGATTCAGCAATGTAGACATGAGCTCACGAACCTGAATATTGTTAAGGGACAACTTGAATTAATCGTGGCTTCTCAGAAACAGGAAATTGACGCTAGCAACATCAAATGTGAACAGGTGGAGATCGAGTTGCAGTCCTCCAAGGAGAATGCACAACAAATTTTGAGTGAATTAGCTGACTGCCAATCATTGCTGGAAGCTCTACAAAAGGAGAACATAGAGCTAACATAA
- the LOC123407074 gene encoding probable E3 ubiquitin-protein ligase ARI2, whose translation MYPIISSFPLCYKDTSAPLILPPTASPPPPSPSWLCGGATGRDHTWSSISGHSCGRVTEDQSTRTEQARRDLYRYMHYHNRYKAHTDSLMQEAKLKRDIQWKISISENNDSKIKDYSWVINGLNRLFRSRRVLSYSYPFAFYMFGDEIFKDEMTPEERELKQNLFEDQQQQLEFNVERLSGFLEKDFQNFSDEEVMDTMKHVINLSNVVDRLCKQM comes from the exons ATGTAcccaattatttcttccttcccaTTGTGCTACAAGGATACGTCGGCGCCCCTCATCCTCCCACCTACAGCCAgcccgccgccgccatccccaAG TTGGTTATGTGGTGGTGCTACTGGTAGAGATCACACATGGTCAAGTATTAGCGGACACAGTTGTGGCCGAGTCACAGAAGATCAGTCAACGAGAACAGAGCAAGCAAGGCGAGACCTTTATCGATATATGCACTACCACAACAGATACAAGGCTCATACTGATTCTCTTATGCAGGAAGCAAAGCTTAAGCGCGACATCCAGTGGAAGATATCCATTTCTGAAAATAACGATTCCAAGATAAAAGATTACTCTTGGGTGATAAATGGACTGAACAGGCTTTTTAGATCAAGGCGTGTTCTTTCATATTCTTATCCTTTtgcattctacatgtttggtgatGAGATTTTCAAGGATGAGATGACTCCTGAGGAAAGAGAACTCAAGCAGAATCTCTTTGAGGAtcagcaacaacaattagagttcAATGTTGAAAGGTTATCTGGCTTCCTTGAGAAGGATTTTCAAAATTTTAGTGATGAGGAGGTTATGGATACAATGAAGCATGTTATCAATCTTTCCAATGTGGTAGATAGGCTCTGCAAGCAAATGTAA